The Chitinophagales bacterium genome has a window encoding:
- a CDS encoding RNA-binding S4 domain-containing protein yields MSDDRTRLDKYLWAIRIFKTRTLATKACDDGRVRLAGATMKPARSVAIGDIYDVRADGRKWTIKVTGIIQNRVNYETASQHYIDHTTEEDKQYNQRMTNSFNTGKRQSKTGRPTKKQRRDLNDLLGFETED; encoded by the coding sequence ATGAGTGACGATAGGACAAGACTAGACAAGTACCTTTGGGCGATACGTATATTCAAAACAAGAACATTGGCGACAAAAGCATGTGATGATGGACGAGTAAGGCTAGCCGGCGCTACAATGAAGCCTGCGAGATCAGTAGCTATAGGTGACATATATGATGTTAGGGCAGATGGCAGAAAGTGGACAATAAAAGTGACGGGTATTATACAGAATAGGGTAAACTATGAGACAGCGTCGCAGCATTATATTGACCATACAACTGAGGAAGATAAACAGTATAATCAGCGCATGACCAATAGCTTTAATACCGGAAAGCGCCAAAGCAAAACAGGTCGCCCGACTAAGAAACAGCGGCGCGACCTGAATGATCTTTTAGGTTTTGAAACCGAGGATTAA
- the purN gene encoding phosphoribosylglycinamide formyltransferase, producing the protein MHSLIIFASGKGSNAQAIIDYFKNNGGARVSLIVSNKAEAGVFNIARAEGVPSMLIDKIMFNSTQFIEDLKMHNPALIILAGFLWKIPTVLVKAFPEQIVNIHPALLPKYGGKGMYGSHVHESVISAGETESGITIHYVDEVYDNGNKILQAHCPIQPGDTADILAESIHKLEHFFYPRTIEYLLENI; encoded by the coding sequence ATGCATTCATTGATCATTTTCGCATCGGGCAAGGGCAGTAATGCGCAGGCAATTATTGATTATTTCAAAAATAATGGTGGGGCAAGAGTATCTCTTATTGTCAGCAACAAAGCTGAGGCCGGCGTTTTTAACATTGCGCGGGCTGAAGGAGTCCCGTCGATGCTTATAGACAAGATAATGTTTAACAGCACTCAGTTCATCGAAGACTTGAAAATGCATAACCCTGCGCTGATAATTTTGGCAGGCTTTTTATGGAAAATACCGACAGTGTTGGTTAAAGCTTTCCCTGAACAGATTGTCAATATTCACCCTGCACTGTTACCCAAATATGGTGGTAAAGGCATGTACGGGTCTCATGTGCACGAATCGGTGATTAGCGCGGGAGAAACAGAAAGTGGCATAACCATACATTATGTTGACGAAGTATATGACAATGGGAATAAAATCTTGCAGGCCCATTGCCCCATACAACCCGGGGATACTGCAGACATACTGGCAGAAAGCATTCATAAACTGGAACATTTCTTCTATCCACGAACCATTGAATACCTGTTGGAGAATATTTAA
- a CDS encoding T9SS type A sorting domain-containing protein, translated as MNISRILSIILFLTISNVAFGQNMPIGQWRSHLPYNSAVSIATDGVKMYVATQYSFYTLDIVSDEPIPYSKVSGMSDVGMSKIAYDDFTGTVIMTYENSNIDLFKNGSFYNIPDLKLKTVTGTKTVNQILTEDGLAYLSTDVGIVVVNLAENEIKETYNFTKNSENIPVKGLVSLNNLFYAATDKGLYKINKDNPGLQSFQEWTALDTSHNFVSIASTQGRVFLALQDTVFVLENDTMRNIYQPGDSLITNIEEGINSLWVVQYNDTTFQGIALRMNMDYQFTDTINTLGKAIEMIDIADPDSTKWVASIANGLKKRTRKGSTFSTYAPAGPGDIANFDIYARDKDLVVAHGGFDDKYRPLGNGNGFSVYKENEWKSYKIFDYAPFGDSVVDISNILKGPKGEIYAGSTESGLFILSADGSTEYYKQNSFIDPSSTGSTLYRIGGMTFDNDGVLWLTVLGGTPHELVSRTIDGQWHQYTISANRTIANSAGYLITDDVNQKWYAAPGGGGLIVYDDNHTPEVPGDDTYIQLQSGEGSGGLPDNEVLCLANDKSGAVWIGTANGIGIVNCPSQVIQRQCEAEKRIVQFDQFAGYLFQNEQVRTIAVDGANRKWIGTNNGVWLISANGDEIIERFTKDNSPLPSDIIQKITIDPLTGDVYIGTEMGLMSYHGTAIDGGKQNNDLITYPNPVPSGYTGTIAIKGFVENADVRITDISGQLVYRTTALGGQAVWNGKDYTGRRPQSGVYLIFGTNKDGSETVKGKMVFME; from the coding sequence ATGAATATCAGCAGGATACTATCCATAATACTCTTTCTAACCATCAGCAACGTAGCTTTTGGCCAGAATATGCCTATCGGGCAATGGCGTTCACATCTTCCCTACAACAGTGCTGTAAGTATAGCCACTGATGGAGTAAAAATGTACGTAGCAACCCAATACAGCTTTTACACACTTGATATTGTCAGTGACGAACCAATACCTTACAGCAAAGTAAGTGGAATGTCAGATGTAGGCATGTCTAAAATTGCTTATGACGACTTTACAGGTACCGTTATCATGACCTACGAGAACAGCAATATTGACCTGTTCAAAAATGGCAGCTTCTACAATATTCCTGATTTGAAATTGAAAACAGTTACGGGCACCAAAACAGTCAACCAGATACTTACAGAAGATGGACTGGCCTACCTGAGCACAGATGTTGGTATTGTAGTGGTCAATCTGGCAGAAAATGAGATCAAAGAGACCTATAATTTCACAAAGAACAGTGAAAACATACCCGTCAAGGGATTAGTATCCTTAAACAATTTATTTTATGCCGCAACAGATAAGGGGCTGTACAAAATAAATAAAGACAACCCCGGCTTACAGTCATTCCAGGAGTGGACAGCATTGGACACATCCCACAACTTCGTATCAATTGCCTCAACACAAGGGAGGGTATTCCTCGCTCTTCAGGACACAGTGTTTGTCCTTGAAAATGATACAATGCGCAATATTTACCAGCCAGGCGATAGTTTAATAACTAACATTGAAGAAGGTATTAACAGCCTGTGGGTAGTGCAGTATAATGACACTACTTTTCAGGGAATAGCCTTAAGAATGAATATGGATTATCAGTTTACAGATACCATCAACACTCTGGGTAAAGCTATCGAAATGATAGACATAGCAGATCCGGATAGTACAAAGTGGGTGGCTAGTATAGCAAATGGTCTGAAAAAACGCACAAGAAAGGGTTCTACATTCAGCACATATGCGCCTGCCGGGCCTGGAGACATTGCCAATTTTGACATATATGCGCGTGACAAAGACCTGGTTGTGGCGCATGGCGGATTTGACGATAAATACAGGCCTTTAGGCAATGGTAACGGCTTCTCTGTGTACAAGGAAAATGAGTGGAAAAGCTATAAGATATTTGATTACGCACCATTTGGGGATAGTGTCGTAGACATCAGCAATATATTGAAAGGTCCCAAAGGAGAAATATATGCCGGTTCAACTGAAAGTGGTTTATTTATCCTTAGTGCAGATGGCAGTACCGAATATTACAAACAAAATTCGTTTATCGACCCATCCAGTACGGGTAGTACTTTATACCGCATTGGAGGGATGACATTTGACAACGATGGAGTACTATGGTTGACTGTTTTAGGCGGTACACCTCACGAGCTGGTGTCTCGCACAATAGACGGACAGTGGCATCAATACACTATTTCTGCCAACAGGACGATTGCCAACTCCGCGGGTTACCTAATAACAGATGATGTAAACCAGAAATGGTATGCTGCACCCGGCGGGGGTGGCTTAATCGTTTACGACGATAACCACACTCCAGAAGTACCTGGTGATGACACTTACATACAACTTCAGTCTGGTGAGGGCTCAGGAGGATTACCTGACAATGAAGTACTATGCCTTGCCAATGATAAATCGGGTGCTGTATGGATAGGTACTGCCAATGGTATAGGCATTGTCAATTGCCCCTCACAGGTAATACAGCGCCAATGCGAGGCAGAGAAACGGATTGTACAGTTTGACCAGTTTGCCGGTTATCTCTTCCAGAACGAGCAAGTGAGAACTATTGCTGTAGACGGGGCTAACCGTAAATGGATAGGCACTAACAATGGTGTATGGCTGATATCGGCTAACGGCGATGAAATTATCGAACGATTTACAAAAGACAATAGTCCTCTTCCATCAGATATCATCCAGAAAATCACCATTGATCCGTTAACCGGCGATGTTTACATAGGAACAGAAATGGGATTGATGAGTTATCATGGAACCGCTATTGATGGAGGAAAACAAAACAATGATCTTATTACATACCCCAATCCGGTTCCTTCAGGCTATACAGGCACTATTGCTATAAAGGGCTTTGTTGAAAATGCCGATGTGCGAATAACAGACATCTCCGGTCAACTGGTATACCGCACAACAGCGCTTGGCGGACAGGCTGTATGGAATGGCAAAGATTACACAGGCCGCAGGCCACAATCTGGCGTTTACCTCATATTTGGCACTAACAAAGACGGCTCTGAAACTGTAAAGGGCAAAATGGTCTTTATGGAATAA
- the recO gene encoding DNA repair protein RecO, with translation MLQQTNGIVLRSVKYGETSLICTVFTDVYGVQSYLVQGIRTTGKNKQSRAGLLQPATLLDMIVYHKPTANLQRIKEFHPAYVYLSLQEDIIKNSIALFSVELLLRLLPEQAPFSELFNLSYDYFCSIDKTDSAYIGNYPVYFVVQCSNMLGYNINGNYCADTPYLNLQEGGYTAHPPSERPFVTDDDAQMLDKLLNANNFDQAQQVEMNGSARFRMLDWLLAFMHNHTQHMGEIRSLPVLRSILH, from the coding sequence ATGTTGCAACAAACTAATGGCATAGTATTACGCTCTGTAAAATATGGCGAAACAAGCCTTATTTGTACTGTTTTTACAGACGTTTATGGTGTGCAATCCTACCTGGTACAAGGCATACGTACTACTGGTAAAAACAAACAAAGCAGGGCAGGGTTATTACAACCTGCTACACTTCTTGATATGATAGTGTACCACAAGCCTACTGCCAACCTTCAACGGATAAAAGAGTTTCATCCTGCGTACGTATACCTTTCTTTACAAGAAGACATTATCAAAAACAGCATAGCTCTCTTTTCTGTAGAACTACTTTTGCGCTTGCTACCCGAACAGGCGCCTTTTTCTGAACTTTTTAACCTGTCATATGATTACTTCTGCTCTATTGACAAAACTGATAGTGCATATATAGGCAACTACCCTGTATATTTCGTGGTGCAGTGCAGCAATATGCTAGGTTATAACATCAACGGGAATTATTGCGCTGACACTCCTTACCTGAATCTACAGGAGGGTGGTTATACTGCTCATCCTCCCTCTGAAAGACCTTTTGTGACAGACGATGATGCACAAATGCTTGATAAACTCTTAAATGCTAACAATTTTGACCAGGCACAACAGGTTGAGATGAATGGCAGTGCGCGTTTTCGTATGCTAGACTGGTTGCTGGCATTTATGCATAACCATACTCAGCATATGGGGGAGATACGGTCACTTCCCGTACTTCGGTCAATATTACACTAA
- a CDS encoding M23 family metallopeptidase — protein MRQLILLILLLPFIVTAQEYPQGYFRNPLNIPIVLAGNFGECRSNHFHSGLDIKTESRENLPVYAAADGYVARIKMQKGGFGHALYLVHPNGYSTLYAHLNDFAPEIQEYMKAEQYRRKSWTVDLYIPASKFPVKKGDLIAYSGNTGGSTAPHLHFEIRDSRTENPVNPLLFGFDIKDNIPPTPYNVVFYDMLQSVYEQKPLFKTPKKKGNIYFIDTVIVSTPLIGIGIDEFDYMNDSKNTLTMYKGELYMDEEQQSEITIDNISYDITRYLHAFADYKTKREKDRWVQQFFLLPGNRLTHIYTQLNKMKGRLEIEDGLPHLVKMHLADALGNPTNIEFYVRYNGAEQVPNNCDSGTLFKVNKPNSFSHPNVKFVLDSKDLYDDVCFTFIEKPDANAYSARYYLHNTSVPVHSYFSLYIKPNKPVPFELRSKIALVEEDNNKDYGKAAVYDNGWYRASTRNFGQYRLVADNTPPSIIPMQSREALLKSSRITFKVNEDITSVDKFDATLDGQWVPFEQSGDVFFYTFDDHCPKGDHELIITAADENGNEETIKYSFKR, from the coding sequence ATGCGACAACTTATATTATTGATATTGTTATTACCTTTTATTGTCACGGCGCAGGAATACCCGCAAGGATATTTTCGGAATCCACTTAATATCCCTATTGTACTGGCCGGTAATTTCGGCGAATGCAGATCGAACCATTTTCACAGCGGGCTGGATATCAAAACAGAAAGCAGGGAGAACCTACCCGTATATGCGGCGGCTGATGGCTATGTAGCGAGGATAAAAATGCAAAAAGGCGGGTTTGGGCATGCCCTATACCTTGTCCATCCCAACGGATACTCTACACTATATGCACACCTGAATGATTTTGCTCCCGAAATACAGGAATACATGAAAGCCGAACAATACCGCCGCAAAAGCTGGACTGTAGACCTGTATATACCTGCTTCAAAGTTTCCTGTAAAAAAAGGTGACCTGATCGCCTACTCCGGTAATACCGGAGGTTCCACAGCACCTCATCTTCATTTTGAGATACGTGATTCACGTACTGAGAATCCAGTTAACCCACTGCTGTTTGGTTTCGATATCAAAGACAACATTCCCCCTACACCCTACAACGTGGTATTCTACGATATGCTCCAAAGTGTATATGAGCAAAAGCCATTGTTCAAAACACCCAAAAAAAAAGGGAATATATACTTCATAGATACGGTTATCGTCAGTACGCCTTTAATAGGTATCGGGATTGATGAGTTTGACTACATGAATGACAGTAAGAACACTCTTACTATGTATAAAGGAGAGCTTTATATGGATGAAGAGCAACAAAGTGAGATAACAATCGACAATATATCATATGATATCACCCGCTACCTGCACGCTTTTGCCGATTATAAGACCAAACGGGAAAAAGACCGCTGGGTACAACAGTTCTTTCTGTTGCCCGGCAACCGCCTGACACATATTTACACGCAACTGAACAAAATGAAAGGCCGGTTAGAAATTGAGGACGGACTGCCACATTTGGTGAAAATGCATTTGGCGGATGCGTTGGGCAATCCTACAAATATTGAATTCTATGTTCGGTACAATGGGGCAGAACAAGTACCTAATAATTGCGATAGCGGTACACTGTTCAAAGTAAATAAGCCTAATAGCTTCTCACACCCCAATGTAAAATTCGTACTAGATAGTAAAGACTTATATGACGATGTATGTTTTACATTCATTGAGAAGCCTGATGCGAATGCCTACTCAGCACGCTATTACCTGCACAACACGTCTGTGCCCGTACATTCTTATTTCAGTTTGTACATTAAACCAAACAAACCGGTACCATTTGAGCTGCGTAGCAAAATAGCCCTGGTAGAAGAAGACAATAATAAAGACTATGGCAAAGCTGCTGTTTATGACAATGGATGGTACCGGGCGTCTACCCGCAACTTTGGCCAATACAGACTTGTGGCCGATAACACGCCTCCTTCTATCATACCTATGCAAAGCAGGGAGGCATTGTTGAAATCAAGTCGTATCACTTTTAAAGTTAATGAAGATATTACGTCTGTTGACAAGTTTGATGCAACGCTGGACGGGCAGTGGGTTCCTTTTGAACAAAGTGGCGATGTATTCTTTTATACCTTTGATGATCATTGTCCCAAAGGAGACCATGAACTTATCATCACGGCTGCTGATGAGAATGGGAACGAAGAGACGATCAAATACTCATTCAAAAGATAA
- the bcp gene encoding thioredoxin-dependent thiol peroxidase, producing the protein MELKAGDKAPLFKAKDQHGNTISLGDYKGKKLVIYFYPEDDTELCTKQACNFRDSRKDLEKYGITVLGVSPDTKDSHVHFTEKFKLNFPLLVDPEKKISGLYGTWGEKNMYGNIVIGMRRWTFLINEDGTIQHIIKKPKTGNDTVQILAKWGL; encoded by the coding sequence ATGGAATTAAAAGCAGGTGACAAAGCACCCTTATTTAAAGCAAAAGACCAGCACGGAAATACTATATCGCTGGGAGATTATAAAGGCAAAAAACTGGTGATATACTTCTATCCTGAAGATGATACCGAACTGTGTACCAAACAAGCATGCAACTTCAGGGACAGCAGGAAAGACCTGGAAAAGTATGGCATCACAGTATTGGGTGTCAGCCCTGATACCAAAGACAGTCATGTACACTTTACGGAAAAGTTCAAACTCAACTTTCCACTGCTGGTAGACCCTGAAAAGAAAATATCAGGACTTTACGGTACATGGGGCGAGAAGAATATGTATGGCAATATTGTTATCGGAATGCGTCGCTGGACCTTCCTCATTAACGAAGATGGCACTATACAGCACATCATTAAAAAACCAAAGACTGGTAACGATACTGTGCAGATACTAGCTAAGTGGGGGCTTTAG
- a CDS encoding carboxypeptidase-like regulatory domain-containing protein has translation MNIKQAGILLLLLFMVVHLHAQTNDSLKKKESLNQPVRKQYFNGYVLTGKITDAEDGQPVPFAPVFITGSQVGTVTDADGVYLIEVALLPGDSIKAQVIGYEHKAVKIDKGKKKATYNIELERSSNFMKEVIIKPGEDPAITLMKTVIRQKPVNSTSRLENYKYESYNKIELDLLNLNRKTFEKLPVPYLKQLGFVFENTDSNSYDQPFLPMYLTEALSDYYYQREPKKSKEYIKATQVKVINNKNMMNSMSQYLGKIYLAIDPYENRLPFFDKEFISPASNNALAFYKYRIRDTQQLYGHNIITLHFEPQRKGENCFEGILKIVDSVFAIQHISADMPAAANVNWVKKSSFYKEYEPFGDSLWFCTKENITAELAISQEGLVKIPGFIVRKTTSYKDLEVNKPEISETVNGKSFKKDVVVADSATSMGEAFWEHARHEKLNRNEQGIYDMYDSLENNRAYNRLKTLGKIFATGGYKFGPIEVGPYWNAYSNNQIEGNRFQFSLGTTPKLFKSIYLNGYLAYGVGDNRYKYNMNAFWLIKRQPRMYFNFAYTRDIDYTVNYYDRVTFNNIATSLIRKSGIPLKYVFADDVRFEFYHEFFSGFSQMLTVYHKIYDPYDPLPSSSIFRDVNGNASPTVTNSEVNVRLRYAYKERFLNGNYYRYSLGSKYPIVEMRLALGLKNVLKSDYDYQRVTLTVSDNWRIPAMGQLYVNLFMGKYFGTLPYPLLEQHPGNEYYSYNKYAFNMMNQYEFLSDQYIGINLEHSLGGGLLKYIPLVKKLKFRQFWTAKGLVGSLSDANKAYNFDKGFTFRSLDGKPYLEVGTGIENILKIFRVDFVWRVTPKSIPNENLRRDFGVFGSMRLNF, from the coding sequence ATGAATATTAAGCAGGCAGGTATTTTATTGTTGTTATTATTTATGGTAGTGCACCTGCATGCGCAAACCAACGACTCGTTGAAGAAAAAAGAGTCGCTGAACCAGCCTGTAAGAAAGCAATATTTCAATGGTTATGTGCTTACAGGCAAGATAACGGATGCTGAAGACGGACAACCTGTACCTTTTGCACCTGTATTCATCACCGGTAGCCAGGTAGGTACAGTTACAGATGCAGATGGTGTGTACCTTATAGAGGTGGCATTGTTGCCAGGTGACAGTATTAAAGCTCAGGTGATAGGTTATGAACACAAAGCTGTAAAAATAGATAAAGGTAAAAAGAAGGCTACTTATAATATAGAACTGGAACGTTCATCGAACTTTATGAAGGAGGTGATCATCAAGCCAGGAGAAGACCCTGCTATAACCTTGATGAAGACTGTAATTCGTCAAAAACCTGTAAATAGTACTTCAAGGCTGGAGAATTATAAATATGAATCTTATAATAAGATAGAACTTGACCTGCTGAACCTGAACCGCAAAACCTTTGAAAAGCTGCCTGTACCATACCTTAAACAATTAGGCTTCGTATTCGAGAATACAGATTCTAACTCGTATGATCAGCCTTTTCTACCCATGTATCTGACAGAGGCTCTGTCGGACTATTACTATCAGCGGGAACCGAAAAAAAGTAAGGAATATATAAAGGCGACGCAGGTAAAGGTCATTAACAATAAGAACATGATGAACAGTATGTCTCAATACCTGGGTAAGATATACCTGGCTATTGACCCATACGAGAACAGGCTGCCATTTTTTGATAAGGAATTCATCAGCCCGGCCAGTAATAATGCACTCGCTTTTTATAAGTATAGGATCAGAGATACACAACAGTTATACGGTCATAATATCATCACCCTGCATTTTGAGCCACAACGCAAAGGCGAGAACTGTTTTGAAGGTATATTGAAAATAGTAGACTCTGTATTTGCGATACAACACATATCGGCTGACATGCCTGCAGCTGCTAATGTGAACTGGGTAAAGAAATCTTCTTTTTATAAAGAGTATGAACCGTTTGGTGATTCATTATGGTTCTGCACTAAAGAGAACATTACCGCAGAACTGGCAATAAGCCAGGAAGGGTTGGTAAAGATCCCTGGCTTTATTGTTAGAAAAACGACTTCTTACAAAGACCTTGAGGTAAACAAACCTGAGATCAGCGAGACAGTGAACGGTAAGAGCTTTAAGAAAGATGTTGTGGTGGCAGACAGTGCTACTAGTATGGGTGAAGCCTTCTGGGAGCATGCACGACATGAAAAGCTGAATAGAAATGAACAGGGCATATATGATATGTATGACTCGCTGGAAAACAACAGGGCTTACAATAGGTTGAAAACACTGGGTAAAATATTTGCAACAGGAGGGTATAAATTTGGCCCGATAGAAGTTGGTCCGTACTGGAATGCTTACAGCAACAACCAGATAGAAGGCAACCGTTTCCAGTTCTCATTAGGAACAACACCTAAATTGTTTAAGAGTATCTATCTGAATGGTTATCTGGCGTATGGTGTAGGTGACAATAGATATAAATACAACATGAACGCATTCTGGCTGATTAAGCGACAGCCACGCATGTACTTCAATTTTGCTTATACAAGAGATATAGATTATACTGTGAATTATTATGACAGGGTTACCTTTAACAACATAGCAACATCTCTGATCAGAAAATCTGGCATACCCCTGAAATACGTATTTGCCGATGATGTAAGGTTTGAGTTTTACCATGAATTCTTCAGCGGTTTCAGCCAGATGCTTACTGTATATCATAAAATATATGATCCCTATGATCCTCTGCCTTCGTCCAGTATATTCAGAGATGTGAATGGCAATGCCTCACCGACGGTTACCAACAGCGAAGTAAATGTTAGGTTGAGGTATGCCTATAAAGAAAGGTTCCTGAACGGTAATTATTACCGCTACAGCCTGGGCAGCAAATACCCGATAGTTGAAATGCGTCTGGCATTAGGACTGAAGAACGTGCTTAAAAGCGATTATGACTACCAGCGTGTAACACTCACAGTATCGGACAACTGGCGAATACCCGCAATGGGCCAGTTGTATGTAAACCTGTTCATGGGTAAATATTTTGGCACGTTGCCTTATCCGTTGCTGGAGCAGCATCCAGGTAACGAATATTACTCATATAACAAGTACGCATTCAATATGATGAACCAATACGAGTTCCTGAGTGACCAGTATATTGGCATCAACCTGGAACATAGCCTGGGTGGCGGATTGCTGAAATACATTCCATTGGTGAAAAAGCTTAAGTTTCGCCAGTTCTGGACGGCCAAAGGCCTTGTAGGCTCATTGAGCGACGCCAACAAAGCCTATAACTTCGACAAAGGATTTACCTTCCGTTCACTGGATGGGAAACCATATCTGGAGGTGGGCACAGGTATTGAGAATATATTGAAGATATTTCGCGTAGACTTTGTGTGGCGTGTAACGCCTAAAAGCATTCCAAATGAGAACCTACGCCGGGATTTTGGCGTGTTTGGTAGTATGAGGCTGAACTTCTAA
- a CDS encoding YkgJ family cysteine cluster protein, which produces MTVMDLKKFAKKADKKKGKLIKFLNKLDRIVPEDLPVLVAEIEKAVWEDVNCLECANCCKTMTPTYTNKDIARISKHMGMTPKQFKDKWLYKDEDGDWMNTATPCQFLGSDNKCTIYEIRPADCAEFPHHNKKPFELYNDTFIGNVPRCPATFELVNKLRKRVEKEYEW; this is translated from the coding sequence ATGACCGTTATGGATCTGAAGAAATTTGCTAAGAAAGCCGACAAAAAAAAGGGCAAACTCATAAAATTCCTTAATAAACTGGATAGGATAGTGCCTGAAGACTTGCCCGTACTGGTAGCTGAGATAGAGAAAGCCGTTTGGGAAGATGTTAATTGCCTGGAATGTGCTAATTGCTGCAAAACCATGACGCCCACCTATACCAATAAAGACATAGCCCGAATTTCCAAACACATGGGCATGACACCAAAACAGTTCAAAGACAAATGGCTGTATAAAGACGAGGATGGAGACTGGATGAATACAGCTACTCCTTGTCAGTTTCTGGGTAGCGACAATAAATGTACCATATATGAAATACGCCCTGCTGACTGTGCAGAGTTCCCGCATCATAACAAAAAGCCTTTCGAGTTGTACAATGATACCTTCATAGGTAACGTACCTCGCTGCCCTGCTACATTCGAGCTTGTAAACAAGCTCAGAAAAAGAGTGGAGAAGGAATACGAATGGTAA
- a CDS encoding DUF2795 domain-containing protein, which produces MFWTLELASHLEDAPWPATKDELIDYAIRSGAPLEVVENIQELDDEGEIYEGIEDIWPDYPTQEDFFFNEDEY; this is translated from the coding sequence ATGTTTTGGACACTCGAATTAGCATCACATCTTGAAGATGCACCATGGCCGGCGACAAAAGACGAGTTGATAGATTACGCTATCCGTTCGGGAGCACCGCTTGAGGTGGTTGAGAACATCCAGGAGCTGGACGACGAGGGTGAGATATATGAAGGCATTGAAGACATATGGCCTGACTATCCTACTCAAGAGGATTTCTTCTTTAACGAAGACGAATATTAA
- a CDS encoding ABC transporter ATP-binding protein has translation MLVADNLVKKYGDLTVVGGVSLQVGKGEVVSVIGASGAGKSTLLHLLGGLDKPDSGQVTIHNTDLFALQQKKQAAFRNKHMGFVFQFHHLLPEFTAIENVAVPLWISGKGKKQALEEAAEILHVVGLSARINNKPSELSGGEQQRVAIARALVNKPDVIMADEPTGNLDSNNAEAIHRLFLSLREQFGQTFVMITHNDELAGMTDRTLIMKDGKIIEERHNN, from the coding sequence ATGCTGGTAGCCGATAACCTTGTTAAAAAATATGGCGATCTTACCGTCGTCGGCGGTGTGTCTTTGCAAGTTGGCAAGGGCGAGGTGGTTTCGGTTATCGGGGCATCGGGTGCGGGCAAAAGCACCTTGCTGCACCTGCTGGGAGGATTGGATAAACCGGATAGCGGGCAGGTAACTATACATAACACTGATCTTTTTGCCCTACAACAGAAAAAACAGGCAGCGTTCCGCAATAAGCATATGGGCTTTGTGTTCCAGTTTCACCACCTATTGCCCGAGTTTACAGCAATAGAGAATGTAGCTGTACCGTTATGGATAAGTGGCAAAGGGAAAAAACAAGCTCTTGAAGAGGCTGCTGAGATACTGCATGTAGTAGGGCTGTCAGCCCGGATTAATAATAAGCCGTCTGAACTTTCAGGCGGCGAGCAACAACGTGTGGCTATAGCAAGGGCTCTGGTCAACAAACCGGATGTAATTATGGCTGACGAACCTACAGGCAACCTTGATAGTAATAACGCAGAGGCCATACACCGCCTTTTTTTGAGCCTGAGAGAACAATTCGGGCAAACATTTGTAATGATAACACACAATGATGAACTAGCCGGAATGACCGACAGGACGCTGATTATGAAGGACGGAAAAATAATTGAGGAGCGTCACAATAATTAA
- a CDS encoding acyl carrier protein, with protein sequence MSEIATRVKKIIVDKLGVDESEVTPEASFTNDLGADSLDTVELIMEFEKEFNISIPDEQAETITTVGQAISYLEEHVK encoded by the coding sequence ATGTCTGAAATTGCAACTCGCGTTAAGAAAATTATCGTGGACAAACTGGGTGTAGACGAATCAGAAGTTACCCCTGAAGCTAGTTTTACTAACGACCTGGGAGCTGATTCTCTGGATACAGTAGAATTGATCATGGAATTCGAAAAAGAATTCAACATCTCTATCCCTGACGAACAGGCAGAGACCATTACTACTGTAGGCCAGGCTATATCTTACCTGGAAGAGCACGTAAAGTAA